The proteins below come from a single Campylobacter sp. CCUG 57310 genomic window:
- a CDS encoding FAD-linked oxidase C-terminal domain-containing protein: MEKRHIDFFTKLLNQDNAYFDKAHLLAYSYDATRKRHLPDGVLFPRDESDVSEILKYCNEHKIPVIPRGAGSGFTGGSLAIDGGIVLGFEKHMNKILEIDMQNMVAVVQPGVINMDLQRAAEEVGLFYPPDPASQDYSTIGGNVSENAGGMRAAKYGITKDYVMALRAVLPNGEVIRAGKRTIKDVAGYNTAGILIASEGTLAVITEITLKLIAKPKFQKTAMGVFDSVNSAMNAVYKTMAAGVTPVAMEFLDNLSIRAVEEKFQKGLPVNAGAILITDVDGDIQTGLDQDLATIERVFKENGASEFKVARDDAERKDIWFARRNCSQSITIYGNLKLNEDITVPRSKLPELLDKISEVSKKYGVKVPCFGHTGDGNVHTNVMVVDKTDPVQVENGHKAIEEIFKITVDLGGTLSGEHGIGISKAEFMPLAFSEAEIQLFRAIKKAFDPNNILNPNKMGL; this comes from the coding sequence ATGGAAAAAAGACATATTGATTTTTTCACTAAACTACTAAATCAAGACAATGCATATTTTGATAAAGCGCACCTGCTGGCTTACAGCTATGATGCGACCAGAAAGCGCCATTTGCCTGATGGAGTGCTATTTCCAAGAGATGAAAGCGATGTAAGCGAAATTTTAAAATACTGCAACGAGCATAAAATTCCCGTCATCCCAAGAGGTGCCGGAAGCGGCTTTACGGGCGGATCTTTGGCGATAGACGGCGGTATCGTGCTTGGATTTGAAAAGCATATGAATAAAATTCTTGAGATCGATATGCAAAACATGGTCGCAGTAGTTCAACCTGGCGTTATAAACATGGACTTGCAGCGTGCGGCTGAAGAGGTCGGGCTATTTTATCCGCCAGATCCTGCGAGCCAAGACTACTCGACCATAGGCGGAAACGTCAGCGAAAACGCAGGCGGCATGAGAGCCGCAAAATACGGCATAACCAAAGACTACGTAATGGCGCTTCGTGCCGTGCTTCCAAACGGAGAGGTCATAAGAGCGGGCAAACGCACGATAAAAGACGTCGCAGGATATAATACGGCGGGAATTTTGATAGCTAGCGAAGGAACTCTTGCGGTGATAACCGAAATCACCTTAAAACTAATCGCAAAACCGAAATTTCAAAAAACGGCAATGGGTGTATTTGATAGCGTAAATTCAGCCATGAACGCCGTTTATAAAACTATGGCGGCGGGCGTAACTCCAGTGGCAATGGAATTTTTAGACAATTTAAGCATAAGAGCGGTTGAAGAGAAATTTCAAAAAGGCTTACCTGTAAATGCGGGCGCTATCTTGATAACTGACGTTGATGGCGATATACAAACGGGACTTGATCAGGATTTAGCGACGATAGAAAGGGTGTTTAAAGAAAACGGCGCAAGCGAATTTAAGGTCGCACGCGATGATGCCGAGAGAAAAGATATCTGGTTTGCGCGTAGAAACTGCTCGCAAAGCATTACGATTTATGGAAATTTAAAGCTAAACGAAGATATCACCGTGCCACGCTCAAAGCTTCCCGAATTGCTTGATAAAATTTCAGAGGTTTCTAAAAAATACGGCGTTAAGGTTCCGTGTTTTGGTCATACGGGTGATGGAAACGTCCATACGAACGTAATGGTTGTGGATAAAACCGATCCCGTTCAAGTAGAAAACGGACACAAAGCGATAGAAGAAATTTTTAAGATCACGGTTGATCTTGGTGGCACGCTTAGCGGCGAACACGGCATAGGCATAAGCAAGGCAGAATTTATGCCGCTTGCCTTTAGTGAAGCTGAAATACAGCTATTTAGAGCGATAAAAAAGGCGTTTGATCCAAACAATATCCTAAATCCAAACAAGATGGGGCTATAA
- a CDS encoding plasminogen-binding N-terminal domain-containing protein gives MRRILFILTAIFTFVFSAEFNIKEYQTPIIEAKDGFGTIIDSPDIVVGSSGIVVHKFDARKSSIIARVSVTEKGGGFAKIRFEVFDSLTQKALPIPGILPASGDTVILNYLYNRSLIIVPNKEIYNEVISAFKDMEFIHPDIVGSYLSYEYKPNPSRDDFRKMCSQSAAGLIFIAMNNESLFADCQSFEVLKKFQSGSVAYYQLPFYTRVKDIDTVFWKLGSSKISDFDRHYKSLLKEK, from the coding sequence TTGAGACGGATTTTGTTTATCTTAACTGCAATTTTTACATTTGTTTTCTCGGCGGAATTTAACATAAAAGAGTATCAAACTCCGATAATTGAAGCAAAAGACGGATTTGGAACTATCATCGATAGTCCTGATATAGTAGTAGGTTCAAGTGGCATAGTCGTGCATAAATTTGACGCTCGCAAAAGCTCTATCATAGCTCGCGTTAGCGTAACCGAAAAAGGCGGCGGATTTGCAAAAATTCGCTTTGAAGTATTTGACAGTCTAACCCAAAAAGCGCTTCCGATCCCCGGAATTCTTCCCGCAAGTGGCGATACGGTCATACTAAACTACCTTTATAACCGCTCTTTAATCATAGTTCCAAACAAAGAAATTTACAACGAAGTCATAAGCGCTTTTAAGGATATGGAGTTTATTCACCCAGATATCGTGGGCTCATACTTAAGTTACGAATATAAACCAAACCCGAGCCGAGACGACTTCCGCAAGATGTGCTCGCAAAGCGCTGCGGGGCTTATATTTATCGCGATGAATAACGAAAGTCTGTTTGCGGACTGCCAAAGCTTTGAAGTGCTTAAAAAATTTCAAAGCGGAAGCGTGGCGTACTATCAGCTACCTTTTTATACGAGAGTTAAAGATATAGACACGGTATTTTGGAAGCTTGGATCAAGCAAGATAAGCGACTTTGATCGCCATTATAAATCACTTTTGAAAGAGAAGTAA
- a CDS encoding peptidoglycan DD-metalloendopeptidase family protein, with amino-acid sequence MVRIFFVGIFLSLQLCAAKLSVEELSWPNGSTFLTFLEANSIPLSLYYNLDREDKEIASEIMAGVKYQILRDEQDGIRQVLIPVNEELQIQIFKDEYDKFKIQLTPISYQLEDKILSIKLENSPYKDIVDHTGSIGLANAFSLAMRGEVDFRKLKKGDKIIIVYTQKRRLGRVFGMPEIHSAMVEASKKRYSVYKFENKFYNKSGKKNDKFFLIRPLGNAKITSPFTLKRYHPVLKRYRAHLGVDYGAPKGTPIKSAGDGKVKFVGRKNGYGKTIVINHGGGYETLYAHVNGFAKGMKSGAKVKQGQVIAYVGNTGLSTGAHLHFGLYKNQQAINPEKMLKSKKAIVTSSGSKESGKFKKVVDENDAKMKKYIVEDIQSEKEEVFDNFIEFKDIDERK; translated from the coding sequence ATGGTTAGAATTTTTTTTGTGGGTATATTTTTAAGTCTTCAACTTTGCGCCGCTAAACTTAGCGTAGAAGAGCTTTCTTGGCCAAACGGCTCTACTTTTTTAACGTTTTTAGAAGCTAATTCAATCCCTCTTTCGCTTTATTATAATCTTGACAGAGAAGATAAAGAGATCGCAAGCGAGATCATGGCGGGCGTTAAGTATCAAATTTTAAGAGATGAACAAGACGGCATTCGTCAGGTTTTAATCCCCGTAAACGAAGAGCTTCAGATTCAAATTTTTAAAGACGAATACGATAAATTTAAGATACAACTTACCCCCATATCCTATCAGCTCGAGGATAAAATTTTAAGTATCAAGCTTGAAAACTCTCCGTATAAAGATATCGTTGATCACACCGGAAGCATAGGGCTTGCAAATGCTTTTTCCTTGGCTATGAGGGGTGAAGTTGATTTTAGAAAGCTTAAAAAAGGCGATAAGATAATCATAGTCTATACTCAAAAACGTCGCTTGGGGCGAGTTTTCGGTATGCCTGAAATTCATTCGGCTATGGTAGAAGCAAGTAAAAAACGCTACTCGGTTTATAAATTTGAAAATAAATTTTATAACAAAAGCGGTAAGAAAAACGATAAATTTTTCTTAATAAGACCGCTTGGAAACGCTAAGATAACATCGCCTTTTACTCTTAAAAGATATCATCCCGTGCTTAAGAGATATAGAGCTCACTTAGGAGTTGATTACGGTGCACCAAAAGGAACTCCTATCAAATCAGCAGGCGACGGCAAGGTGAAATTCGTAGGCAGAAAAAACGGATACGGTAAAACCATAGTCATAAATCACGGCGGCGGATACGAGACGCTTTACGCTCATGTAAACGGCTTTGCTAAAGGCATGAAATCAGGCGCTAAAGTAAAACAGGGGCAGGTTATAGCTTACGTCGGAAATACGGGACTTAGCACTGGAGCGCACCTTCACTTTGGTCTTTATAAAAACCAACAAGCCATAAATCCTGAAAAAATGCTTAAGTCAAAAAAGGCTATCGTAACGAGCTCCGGCTCAAAAGAGAGCGGTAAATTTAAAAAAGTTGTCGATGAAAACGATGCAAAGATGAAAAAATATATCGTAGAAGATATTCAGAGCGAAAAAGAGGAAGTCTTTGATAACTTTATCGAGTTTAAGGATATAGATGAACGAAAATGA
- the mgtE gene encoding magnesium transporter gives MNENDQLLEAKELIDSHLNDTIDEELSAADLAQHLRTVKKHDEELFAEYIERLEPEILGDVAIELPDHMLKDVIETLPSEKIIEAIEELESDDAAELLEYIEDIDEQKAKELFDGLDRDDQEEILRIRSYDENEAGAYMQTELFSANLQEKLQSAVDRLRVQKENGELENVSQLFIVDEEQILRYAIPLEDLILFNFNSTLKDIIARSEEDKYKPHVAVDNEPIEDVVERVQDYDMNSIAVVDSKGVLLGRITTDDIHDFIQESATEQIYNLANVGDADEEEEDSLIKATKSRGIWLFINLFTAIVSSSIIGLFDETIASYVALAVLMPIVASMGGNTGTQALTVTVRKLTLGDIEFKDAKDVLKRELSIALLNGFIFAVMMGIIASVWFSRPMLGVVIGASMLINLFFAGFFGTFIPLTLKKFNIDPAVGSSVLLTTVTDVVGFFSFLGLAKWILL, from the coding sequence ATGAACGAAAATGATCAACTGCTTGAAGCCAAAGAGCTTATAGACTCTCACCTAAACGACACTATTGATGAGGAGCTTAGCGCAGCCGATCTGGCTCAACATCTAAGAACTGTTAAAAAGCACGATGAGGAGCTATTTGCAGAATATATAGAAAGGCTTGAGCCTGAAATTTTAGGCGATGTGGCTATCGAGCTTCCCGATCACATGCTTAAAGATGTGATTGAAACCTTGCCTAGCGAAAAGATTATCGAAGCTATCGAGGAGCTAGAAAGCGACGATGCCGCTGAGCTTTTAGAATATATCGAAGATATCGATGAGCAAAAGGCGAAGGAGCTTTTTGACGGGCTTGATAGGGATGATCAAGAAGAAATTTTACGTATTAGAAGTTATGATGAAAATGAAGCCGGCGCTTATATGCAAACCGAGCTTTTTAGCGCAAATTTACAAGAAAAGCTTCAATCTGCGGTCGATAGACTAAGAGTTCAAAAAGAGAACGGCGAACTTGAAAACGTATCTCAGCTTTTTATCGTAGATGAAGAGCAAATTTTGCGTTATGCTATACCGCTTGAGGATCTGATTTTATTTAACTTTAACTCCACTCTTAAAGATATCATTGCAAGAAGTGAGGAGGATAAGTATAAGCCTCATGTGGCGGTTGATAATGAGCCTATAGAGGATGTCGTAGAGAGAGTTCAGGACTACGATATGAACTCCATAGCGGTTGTTGATAGCAAAGGCGTTTTGCTCGGTCGTATCACAACGGACGATATACACGACTTTATCCAAGAGAGCGCTACGGAGCAAATTTATAACCTTGCAAACGTTGGTGATGCGGACGAAGAAGAGGAAGATAGCCTTATTAAAGCAACCAAATCGCGCGGAATTTGGCTTTTTATAAATTTATTTACGGCTATAGTCTCTTCAAGTATCATAGGGCTGTTTGACGAGACGATCGCAAGCTATGTGGCACTTGCCGTTTTAATGCCGATAGTAGCTTCCATGGGCGGTAACACCGGCACTCAAGCGCTAACGGTAACGGTTAGAAAGCTAACTCTTGGGGATATCGAATTTAAAGATGCCAAAGATGTATTAAAGCGCGAGCTTTCTATAGCGCTTTTAAACGGGTTTATTTTTGCCGTGATGATGGGTATTATCGCTTCTGTCTGGTTTTCTCGCCCTATGCTTGGCGTTGTAATAGGAGCTTCAATGCTTATAAATTTGTTTTTTGCAGGGTTTTTTGGGACTTTCATACCTTTAACTTTAAAGAAATTTAATATCGATCCGGCTGTAGGCTCAAGCGTGCTTCTTACGACGGTTACGGATGTGGTGGGATTTTTTAGTTTCTTGGGACTTGCTAAATGGATACTATTATAG
- a CDS encoding NUDIX hydrolase, whose product MDTIIEDIEILGLKESKFIRPYRLGYKMDGVKRYWDCVHVHSSVSVLLYHEEQDAFLLVKQFRPAVWYNLQKEGEKYEDMGYTYELCAGLMDKDLSEEETIKEEAIEEVGFRLDQVEKIAVTHGALGFGGNKQTMFFAKINESMRVSKGGGIDGEKIESVYIKISHAREFMRDEKKVKAPGLLFAFMWFFDKFSK is encoded by the coding sequence ATGGATACTATTATAGAAGATATAGAAATTTTAGGACTTAAGGAGTCTAAATTTATTAGACCTTATAGGCTTGGATACAAGATGGACGGAGTTAAAAGATATTGGGACTGCGTTCATGTGCATAGTAGCGTGTCCGTGCTTTTGTATCATGAAGAACAAGACGCTTTTTTGCTGGTTAAGCAGTTTCGCCCGGCTGTTTGGTATAACCTGCAAAAAGAGGGTGAAAAATATGAGGATATGGGCTATACTTACGAGCTTTGCGCAGGACTTATGGATAAGGACTTAAGCGAAGAAGAGACGATCAAAGAAGAGGCTATCGAAGAGGTTGGGTTTAGACTGGATCAGGTTGAAAAGATAGCCGTTACTCATGGCGCGCTTGGTTTTGGAGGCAATAAGCAAACTATGTTTTTTGCCAAAATAAACGAGAGTATGAGAGTTTCAAAAGGTGGCGGAATAGACGGCGAAAAGATAGAAAGCGTGTATATAAAAATTTCTCACGCAAGAGAGTTTATGCGTGATGAGAAAAAGGTAAAAGCGCCGGGACTTCTCTTTGCTTTTATGTGGTTTTTTGATAAATTTTCAAAATAA
- a CDS encoding tetratricopeptide repeat protein encodes MSRKFILFIFFTLSAFAQSNFEKAALKFMFHDERDQEAALKLCKKACEEDQVAAACYIVAKKQEEGYMPQEDTGQIFKLYQKACDMGDMDACKAIGDIYNEGRGGVATDHKKAREIYEKVCEAGLGDACFEFGHFYKLDKDFKNAVRLYEFACQNDSPYGCYMLAQMYEGSKSGIKKDLKRSLVFFMQACDGGIYEACEDSDRISKIIGGNRR; translated from the coding sequence GTGTCTAGAAAATTTATACTGTTTATCTTTTTTACTTTATCCGCATTTGCTCAAAGCAACTTCGAAAAAGCGGCCTTGAAATTTATGTTTCATGATGAAAGAGATCAAGAGGCGGCTTTGAAGCTTTGTAAAAAAGCGTGTGAAGAAGATCAAGTTGCGGCGGCTTGCTATATAGTTGCAAAAAAGCAAGAAGAAGGCTATATGCCTCAAGAAGATACCGGACAAATTTTTAAACTATATCAAAAGGCTTGCGATATGGGCGATATGGATGCTTGCAAAGCTATAGGCGATATATATAACGAAGGAAGAGGCGGTGTCGCAACAGATCATAAAAAAGCTCGCGAGATATACGAAAAGGTTTGTGAAGCGGGACTTGGCGACGCTTGCTTTGAATTTGGGCATTTTTATAAGCTTGATAAAGACTTCAAAAATGCCGTTAGGCTTTATGAATTTGCTTGCCAAAACGACTCTCCTTACGGTTGCTATATGCTTGCACAGATGTATGAAGGCTCAAAATCGGGTATTAAAAAAGATTTAAAAAGGTCATTAGTGTTTTTCATGCAAGCATGCGACGGGGGTATATACGAAGCTTGCGAGGATTCTGATCGCATAAGCAAAATCATAGGAGGTAATAGAAGATGA
- a CDS encoding tetratricopeptide repeat protein: MRKFIVLLSLGVLVYAQSNFEKAVKKFLFHNSNYAVSLNLYEKSCHDDKVAAACNIAGIILGSMGDQNRADELYKKACDMGDMDACKTVGDMYNEGFGGFEVDYAKARELYDRSCNAQISSACMMLAYHYNGGIGGLKEDHKKAAELYEKACNMDNLQGCLTIAIVYKDGNEEIKRDMKKAAEFYGKACDLGYDEGCVQFRRLSKN; the protein is encoded by the coding sequence ATGAGAAAATTTATCGTTTTATTGTCGCTTGGGGTTTTGGTATATGCTCAAAGTAACTTTGAAAAGGCGGTTAAGAAATTTCTTTTCCACAACAGTAACTATGCAGTATCTTTAAACCTTTATGAAAAATCATGCCATGATGATAAAGTAGCCGCCGCTTGTAATATCGCGGGCATTATTTTAGGTAGTATGGGCGATCAAAATAGAGCCGATGAGTTATACAAAAAGGCTTGTGACATGGGCGATATGGACGCTTGTAAGACGGTTGGCGACATGTATAACGAAGGTTTTGGCGGTTTTGAGGTTGATTACGCTAAGGCTAGAGAGCTTTATGATAGATCTTGCAATGCCCAGATAAGCTCAGCTTGTATGATGCTTGCATATCATTATAATGGCGGCATAGGCGGGCTTAAGGAGGATCATAAAAAAGCTGCCGAGCTTTACGAGAAAGCTTGCAATATGGACAATCTGCAAGGATGCCTAACTATCGCCATTGTTTATAAAGATGGAAATGAAGAGATAAAAAGAGATATGAAAAAAGCAGCCGAATTTTACGGAAAGGCTTGCGATCTTGGGTATGATGAGGGGTGCGTCCAGTTTAGACGCTTAAGTAAAAATTAA
- a CDS encoding tetratricopeptide repeat protein: MVKKLILVAALISGVFGANLFEQATKRYVKDSYDSTASMELYKRSCEDEKNAAACYIFALQLERGGVLDDNSTAYKSSDLYIKSCNMGDMDGCKIVGDMYYDGLNDMKQDYAKAMEFYSKACKADVSDACLKVGTLYDSGLGVESDFKTAAKYYKMACDGKNSDGCYNLADMYEMGEGVEKNVKEAMEFYGLACDYGASDACSKFRKLSKTVDKK; the protein is encoded by the coding sequence ATGGTTAAAAAATTGATTTTAGTTGCTGCTTTGATAAGCGGCGTATTTGGTGCAAATTTGTTTGAGCAGGCGACAAAAAGATATGTCAAGGATAGTTATGATTCTACAGCTTCTATGGAGCTATATAAACGCTCTTGTGAAGATGAAAAGAACGCGGCTGCTTGCTATATATTTGCGCTTCAGCTTGAAAGAGGCGGTGTTTTAGACGATAACTCGACTGCTTACAAATCAAGCGATCTATACATAAAATCTTGCAATATGGGTGATATGGACGGTTGTAAGATAGTTGGAGATATGTATTATGACGGCTTAAATGACATGAAGCAAGATTACGCAAAAGCTATGGAATTTTATAGTAAGGCTTGCAAGGCTGATGTAAGCGATGCATGCTTAAAGGTCGGTACTCTTTATGATAGTGGACTTGGAGTGGAGTCAGACTTCAAAACCGCAGCCAAATACTACAAAATGGCTTGCGACGGTAAAAATAGCGATGGATGTTACAATTTAGCCGATATGTATGAAATGGGCGAAGGCGTTGAGAAAAACGTTAAAGAAGCGATGGAATTTTACGGTTTGGCGTGCGATTACGGCGCAAGTGACGCTTGCTCTAAATTTAGAAAACTATCTAAAACCGTAGATAAAAAATAA
- a CDS encoding tetratricopeptide repeat protein, producing the protein MKKTIFCLATVCSFAFSMGSGNPMELISPDPILDGEYKKSVEIFQISCEKGHMYNCFNLANFYEQGKGVFKDEKKALEIYKKSCENKLGFGCGAVGRIYEKGNSAVQKDMKLAIEAYEKGCAHGDDVSCVKAGFIYSEGKEVTKDNKKAIELFEKGCRYGNEQACNSANALK; encoded by the coding sequence ATGAAAAAAACTATTTTTTGTCTGGCGACGGTTTGTTCTTTTGCGTTTTCTATGGGGTCGGGCAATCCTATGGAGCTTATTTCGCCTGATCCGATACTGGATGGCGAATATAAAAAATCGGTTGAAATTTTCCAAATTTCGTGCGAAAAAGGACATATGTACAACTGCTTTAACCTAGCAAATTTCTATGAACAAGGCAAAGGTGTCTTTAAAGACGAAAAAAAGGCTCTTGAAATTTACAAAAAAAGCTGCGAGAACAAGCTGGGCTTTGGATGTGGCGCCGTAGGTAGAATTTATGAAAAGGGCAACAGTGCCGTTCAAAAAGATATGAAGCTTGCGATAGAGGCTTATGAAAAGGGTTGCGCTCACGGCGATGATGTATCTTGCGTTAAAGCCGGATTTATATATAGTGAAGGCAAAGAGGTTACAAAGGATAATAAAAAAGCAATTGAGCTATTTGAAAAAGGCTGCAGATACGGTAATGAACAAGCCTGTAACTCTGCTAATGCTTTAAAATAA
- the groES gene encoding co-chaperone GroES, with product MNFQPLGKRILVERLEDVKTTATGIIIPDNAKEKPLSGKVLAVSSEIENVKTGDDVVFGKYAGTEITLEGKTYLVLNLDDVLGVIK from the coding sequence ATGAATTTTCAACCATTAGGCAAGCGTATCTTAGTTGAACGCCTTGAAGACGTTAAGACAACAGCAACAGGTATTATTATACCCGATAATGCAAAAGAAAAACCTTTAAGCGGTAAAGTTTTAGCGGTATCAAGCGAAATAGAAAACGTAAAAACAGGCGATGACGTGGTGTTTGGCAAATATGCCGGAACGGAGATAACGCTTGAAGGTAAAACTTATCTTGTGTTAAATTTAGATGACGTTTTGGGCGTTATTAAATAA
- the groL gene encoding chaperonin GroEL (60 kDa chaperone family; promotes refolding of misfolded polypeptides especially under stressful conditions; forms two stacked rings of heptamers to form a barrel-shaped 14mer; ends can be capped by GroES; misfolded proteins enter the barrel where they are refolded when GroES binds) — protein MAKEIFFSDEARNRLYEGVRKLNDAVKVTMGPRGRNVLIQKSFGAPAITKDGVSVAKEVELKDALENMGAGLVREVASKTADEAGDGTTTATVLANAIFKEGLRNITAGANPIEVKRGMDKEAAAIIAELKAMARKVTDKKEIAQVATISANSDATIGELIADAMEKVGKDGVITVEEAKSIHDELNVVEGMQFDRGYLSPYFITNAEKMQVELSNPYILLFDKKITNLKDLLPILEQIQKTGKPLLIIAEDIEGEALATLVVNKLRGVLNISAVKAPGFGDRRKAMLEDIAILTGGEVISEELGRTLEGANLSDLGQASTVVIDKDNTTIVNGAGEKSSIDARIAQIKAQIAETTSDYDKEKLQERLAKLSGGVAVIKVGAATETEMKEKKDRVDDALSATKAAVEEGIVIGGGAAFIQASSRVKLDLSGDEAIGAAIVRRALTAPLRQIAENAGFDAGVVANAVSTSKDANFGFNAATGEYVNMFEAGIIDPVKVERVALQNAVSVSSLLLTTEATISELKEDKPAMPAMPDMGGMGGMGGMM, from the coding sequence ATGGCAAAAGAGATATTTTTTTCAGATGAAGCTAGAAATAGACTATATGAAGGTGTTAGAAAGCTTAATGACGCCGTAAAAGTAACTATGGGACCACGCGGTAGAAACGTACTTATCCAAAAGAGTTTCGGCGCTCCTGCCATCACAAAAGACGGCGTTAGCGTAGCTAAAGAGGTTGAGTTAAAAGACGCACTTGAAAATATGGGCGCAGGGCTTGTAAGAGAAGTAGCAAGTAAAACGGCTGATGAAGCTGGTGACGGAACTACAACTGCTACGGTTTTAGCTAACGCTATATTTAAAGAGGGTCTTAGAAACATCACTGCAGGTGCAAATCCAATCGAAGTAAAACGCGGAATGGATAAAGAAGCGGCTGCTATCATAGCCGAGCTAAAAGCTATGGCTAGAAAAGTAACGGATAAAAAAGAGATAGCTCAAGTCGCTACAATTTCGGCAAATTCAGACGCTACGATAGGCGAATTGATAGCCGACGCGATGGAAAAAGTAGGCAAAGACGGCGTTATAACCGTTGAGGAAGCAAAATCAATCCATGATGAGCTAAATGTGGTTGAGGGTATGCAGTTTGACCGTGGATATCTAAGCCCATACTTCATCACAAACGCTGAAAAAATGCAAGTAGAGCTAAGCAATCCTTATATATTGCTATTCGATAAGAAGATTACAAATTTAAAAGATTTATTGCCTATTTTAGAGCAAATTCAAAAGACTGGTAAGCCGCTTTTAATCATAGCTGAAGATATCGAGGGAGAAGCTCTTGCGACTTTGGTTGTAAATAAACTTAGAGGCGTGCTAAATATCTCTGCCGTTAAAGCGCCTGGATTTGGAGATAGAAGAAAGGCGATGCTTGAAGATATCGCTATCTTAACAGGCGGTGAAGTGATAAGCGAAGAGCTTGGTAGAACGCTTGAAGGAGCAAATTTAAGCGATCTTGGACAAGCCTCAACCGTAGTTATCGATAAAGATAACACGACTATCGTAAACGGAGCGGGCGAAAAATCTTCTATAGATGCAAGAATAGCTCAAATCAAGGCTCAAATCGCAGAGACTACAAGTGATTATGATAAAGAAAAACTTCAAGAGCGTTTAGCCAAACTAAGCGGCGGTGTGGCTGTTATAAAAGTAGGTGCGGCAACGGAAACTGAGATGAAAGAGAAAAAAGACCGCGTAGATGACGCACTAAGTGCTACAAAAGCCGCTGTTGAAGAGGGTATCGTAATCGGCGGTGGCGCTGCGTTTATACAAGCAAGCTCCAGAGTAAAGCTTGATCTAAGCGGCGATGAGGCGATAGGTGCCGCTATCGTAAGACGCGCTTTAACTGCGCCGCTTCGCCAAATAGCTGAAAATGCAGGTTTTGATGCAGGTGTTGTTGCAAATGCGGTCAGCACAAGCAAAGATGCGAATTTCGGATTTAACGCAGCTACTGGCGAGTATGTAAATATGTTTGAAGCAGGCATCATAGACCCTGTTAAAGTTGAGCGTGTGGCGCTTCAAAACGCGGTTAGCGTTTCAAGCTTGCTTCTTACAACCGAAGCTACTATAAGCGAACTAAAAGAGGATAAGCCTGCAATGCCGGCAATGCCTGATATGGGCGGAATGGGTGGCATGGGCGGAATGATGTAA